The following are encoded in a window of Brevibacillus ruminantium genomic DNA:
- a CDS encoding glycosyltransferase family 4 protein, translating into MSRKVVHLTSVHGAYDTRIFHKQCKTLAKNGYQVVLVVPHEQDQQIDDISIRAVPLRTGRLSRMTRTVRDVYLQARKEDAELYHFHDPELIFVGLLLKLHGKKVIYDVHEDVPRQILSKHWIKPWVRLFVAKAVEGVEAIGARWFDGIVTVTTKIAKRFPAEKTWLVQNFPMLEEFALPAEDGSVEKENALAFIGDISMIRGVKQTVEALSRLPESSPVRLKLAGRFAPPELEEEFRSMPGWERVEYLGWLSRDHIRKLLAEVRGGIVPYHPVPNYIDAQPNKLFEYMAAGIPVIASDFPLWREFVAKENCGVLVNPQNVDAIARAIQELLDDPDEAQAMGRRGRSVVEERYNWEAEGRSLTALYQKLLPLLSKEGRDDGK; encoded by the coding sequence ATGAGCAGAAAAGTGGTTCATCTGACGTCTGTACACGGGGCCTATGACACGAGAATTTTTCACAAGCAGTGCAAGACTCTGGCAAAAAATGGGTATCAGGTGGTGCTGGTCGTCCCGCATGAACAGGATCAGCAAATCGATGACATCTCTATTCGAGCTGTCCCTTTGCGTACAGGCCGCCTGTCACGGATGACGCGGACGGTCCGGGATGTCTACCTGCAGGCGAGAAAGGAAGACGCCGAACTGTATCATTTCCACGATCCGGAACTGATTTTCGTGGGACTGCTGCTCAAGCTGCACGGGAAAAAGGTCATCTACGATGTACATGAGGATGTGCCGAGGCAAATCCTGAGCAAACACTGGATCAAGCCGTGGGTCCGCCTGTTTGTCGCCAAGGCAGTCGAAGGGGTGGAAGCCATCGGGGCCCGCTGGTTTGACGGAATCGTTACGGTTACGACCAAAATTGCCAAGCGGTTTCCCGCTGAAAAAACATGGCTCGTACAAAACTTTCCGATGCTGGAGGAGTTTGCGCTCCCGGCAGAGGATGGCTCCGTGGAAAAAGAAAATGCGCTCGCCTTCATCGGCGATATCAGCATGATCAGGGGCGTGAAGCAGACCGTAGAGGCGTTGTCCCGCCTGCCGGAAAGCTCGCCTGTCCGACTCAAGCTGGCTGGGCGGTTTGCGCCGCCCGAGCTTGAAGAAGAGTTTCGCTCCATGCCCGGCTGGGAGAGAGTCGAGTATCTGGGCTGGCTCTCCCGCGATCACATCAGGAAGCTGCTGGCAGAGGTACGGGGTGGAATCGTGCCGTATCATCCGGTCCCCAATTATATCGATGCCCAGCCAAACAAACTGTTTGAATACATGGCGGCAGGAATACCGGTGATCGCCTCTGACTTTCCTCTCTGGAGAGAATTTGTCGCCAAAGAAAACTGCGGTGTGCTGGTTAATCCACAGAATGTGGACGCCATTGCCAGAGCGATCCAGGAGCTGCTGGATGATCCGGATGAAGCACAGGCGATGGGGCGGCGCGGCCGGAGCGTGGTTGAGGAAAGGTATAACTGGGAAGCAGAGGGGAGGTCCCTGACTGCACTATATCAGAAGCTGTTGCCACTTCTGTCCAAGGAAGGGAGGGATGACGGGAAATGA
- a CDS encoding GNAT family N-acetyltransferase gives MGKNSAAPEVDVERAKRVLTRMESRLTCPSHQPDYILIDATREGGLTPAFFIYEEQQDVFYHAFLMGAVPGTDLYDVQTPYGYGGALATTTSPSFLARSWAAYHEWCRENRILAELVRFHPLLENWRLYPGEVTLNRETVAIDLTGDDLFAQYLTRGRRKVRKAWRQGFTVEWTDHAEFFSYFPRLYNQLMEDLEAASFYFFPDSYYQAWERFANAHYALCRWEGQVVAAAFFYRNAEILEYHLSAASAAGKEWGATSLLIHEAARLGKEYGCRYLHLGGGTDPSPENPLFFFKSGFSGQRGKFYLGKTIFLPERYEELRCDWRMKNGAEPNRVLFYR, from the coding sequence ATGGGGAAAAATTCTGCGGCACCAGAAGTGGATGTGGAGCGGGCCAAGCGTGTCCTGACGCGTATGGAGAGTCGATTGACATGTCCCTCTCATCAACCTGATTATATATTGATTGACGCTACGAGAGAAGGCGGGCTGACGCCTGCTTTTTTTATTTATGAAGAACAGCAGGACGTGTTTTACCACGCCTTTTTGATGGGCGCCGTGCCGGGAACGGATTTGTACGACGTGCAAACCCCGTATGGATACGGCGGAGCTTTGGCCACGACGACGAGCCCCTCTTTTTTAGCGCGCTCCTGGGCTGCCTATCATGAGTGGTGCAGGGAGAACCGCATTCTCGCCGAATTGGTCCGCTTTCATCCGCTCTTGGAGAACTGGCGATTGTATCCCGGCGAGGTGACGTTGAATCGGGAAACGGTTGCCATCGACCTGACGGGTGACGACTTGTTTGCGCAATACCTGACGCGGGGCCGGAGGAAAGTAAGAAAAGCATGGAGGCAGGGGTTCACCGTGGAATGGACGGATCACGCCGAATTTTTCAGCTACTTTCCGCGCTTGTACAACCAGCTCATGGAGGATCTTGAGGCAGCGTCATTCTATTTCTTTCCCGATTCCTATTACCAGGCTTGGGAGCGCTTTGCCAATGCCCATTACGCTTTGTGCAGGTGGGAGGGACAGGTGGTTGCCGCCGCCTTTTTCTATCGAAATGCGGAGATTTTGGAGTACCACTTGTCTGCGGCGAGTGCAGCAGGGAAGGAATGGGGAGCCACTTCTCTGTTGATTCACGAAGCGGCCAGGCTGGGAAAAGAGTACGGCTGCAGATATCTGCATCTGGGCGGAGGAACGGACCCGTCGCCTGAGAATCCGCTGTTTTTCTTCAAATCCGGTTTTTCCGGGCAGAGAGGAAAGTTTTATCTGGGCAAGACCATATTTTTGCCGGAGCGATACGAGGAGCTGCGGTGCGACTGGCGGATGAAAAACGGTGCCGAGCCGAACCGCGTACTGTTTTATCGCTGA
- a CDS encoding polysaccharide biosynthesis protein — MTHRKRLLLLCFLDACTIAGAVILACFLRFDFTLTAAEWQMIPFMISAYILLTLAAFHRGKLYHRVWTYASIGELLSIVKMSLWVSGFMFIGLFLLQPLFPLVSMPTSILLISWMLMVLGIGGSRLSWRIFRDSYLIKKGGQPRRNVLIVGAGQAGVLVTSELRFAKGSRYWPVAFIDDDRTQHHLELAGLPILGGKDKIQKAVETYQVQDVVIAKPTASKEEIAGIIDICKTTKVNVKILPSATDVINGKVSIGMIRDVQVEDLLGREPVTLDIAGISSYVSGQVVLVTGAGGSIGSELCRQILRYHPRQLLLLGHGENSIYEIDMELRQAFPESSLMPVIADIQDLAVLEEIFEQYRPKVVFHAAAHKHVPMMEQNPFAAIKNNLFGTRNVADCANLYGASHFVLISTDKAVNPSSIMGVTKRLAELLIQSLNQHSRTKFAAVRFGNVLGSRGSVIPVFKKQILQGGPVTVTHPDMVRYFMTIPEAVQLIIQAGSMAKGGEIFILDMGEPVKIADLARDLISLSGLEPEVDIKIVYSGIRPGEKLFEELLTAKEGILATKHDKIFISEPLPIASEEFHQALEQMELLISAPGTDQQLKEVLALISQLVPEFQRQPANTEPAARQVTAPSSA; from the coding sequence ATGACGCATCGAAAGCGTCTGTTGCTGCTGTGTTTTTTAGATGCGTGCACGATCGCGGGAGCTGTTATCCTCGCATGTTTCCTGCGATTTGACTTTACCTTGACTGCTGCAGAGTGGCAGATGATTCCGTTCATGATCAGCGCCTATATATTGCTTACATTAGCGGCCTTTCATCGCGGCAAGCTGTATCACCGGGTCTGGACCTATGCCAGTATCGGCGAATTGCTGTCCATCGTGAAAATGAGCTTGTGGGTGTCAGGCTTCATGTTTATCGGCTTGTTTTTGTTACAGCCGCTTTTTCCATTGGTTTCGATGCCGACGTCGATATTGCTCATCTCCTGGATGCTGATGGTTTTGGGAATAGGCGGTTCGCGCTTGTCCTGGAGAATTTTTCGCGATTCCTACCTGATCAAAAAGGGGGGACAGCCGCGAAGAAATGTCCTGATTGTTGGAGCTGGGCAGGCAGGCGTGCTTGTCACCAGTGAGCTGCGCTTTGCCAAAGGCTCCCGATACTGGCCGGTTGCCTTTATTGATGACGACCGCACTCAACACCATCTCGAGCTGGCTGGCCTGCCGATTTTGGGAGGGAAGGACAAGATCCAGAAAGCAGTCGAAACCTATCAGGTACAGGATGTCGTCATCGCCAAGCCGACTGCTTCCAAAGAAGAAATCGCCGGAATCATCGACATCTGCAAAACGACGAAGGTGAATGTAAAAATACTGCCGAGCGCCACAGATGTGATTAATGGTAAGGTCTCCATCGGGATGATTCGGGATGTGCAGGTAGAGGATTTGTTGGGGAGAGAGCCGGTTACGCTGGATATCGCCGGAATCTCCAGTTATGTCTCCGGACAGGTGGTGCTGGTGACGGGAGCGGGCGGCTCGATCGGCTCCGAGCTATGCCGCCAGATTCTCCGTTATCACCCCCGGCAATTGCTGCTCCTCGGACACGGCGAGAACAGCATCTACGAAATTGATATGGAATTGCGACAGGCATTCCCCGAATCATCGCTGATGCCGGTGATTGCCGACATCCAGGACCTGGCCGTGCTGGAGGAGATTTTTGAGCAGTATCGGCCGAAGGTAGTCTTCCATGCTGCTGCCCACAAGCATGTTCCCATGATGGAGCAAAATCCGTTTGCGGCCATCAAAAACAATCTGTTTGGAACGAGAAACGTAGCAGACTGCGCCAACCTGTACGGAGCCTCCCATTTTGTGCTGATCTCGACTGACAAGGCGGTGAACCCGAGCAGCATCATGGGGGTGACGAAACGGTTGGCCGAGCTGCTGATTCAAAGCCTCAATCAGCACAGCCGGACCAAATTCGCCGCAGTCCGCTTTGGCAACGTTCTGGGCAGCAGGGGGAGTGTCATCCCCGTCTTCAAAAAACAGATCCTGCAAGGCGGTCCCGTAACGGTTACGCATCCGGACATGGTTCGCTATTTCATGACCATACCAGAAGCGGTCCAGTTGATTATTCAAGCAGGCTCGATGGCAAAAGGCGGGGAGATTTTTATCCTGGACATGGGCGAGCCCGTCAAGATCGCTGATTTGGCCAGAGATTTGATCTCTTTGTCCGGCCTGGAACCGGAGGTGGACATCAAGATTGTCTATTCCGGGATCAGGCCGGGAGAAAAGCTGTTTGAGGAGTTGCTGACGGCCAAGGAAGGCATTCTCGCAACGAAACACGACAAAATCTTTATCAGTGAGCCGCTTCCGATTGCATCTGAAGAGTTTCACCAAGCGTTGGAGCAAATGGAACTGCTCATCTCCGCGCCGGGAACTGACCAACAACTGAAAGAAGTGCTGGCGTTGATCAGCCAGCTTGTGCCGGAATTTCAAAGACAACCAGCAAACACGGAGCCCGCTGCCAGACAGGTTACTGCGCCCAGCTCCGCCTAA
- a CDS encoding sugar transferase, protein MGYPSWKRGLDLIFSVLLILLLLPLSVVIALWIKADSQGPILFTQERVGRSGQLFRIYKFRTMIRHAERQGDGFYTGQHDPRITRAGHFLRRWSLDELPQLLNILKGEMSFIGPRPTLAYQVEQYSPRQRGRLAVRPGLTGLAQVSGRNELSWPERIELDLNYVERLSLNLDLYILLRTFRVVLKKDGIYAEKEKFLLKSEKQQYSAKE, encoded by the coding sequence ATGGGTTATCCGTCATGGAAACGAGGGCTTGACCTGATTTTTTCCGTTTTGTTGATCCTCCTGCTGCTGCCCTTGTCTGTCGTGATTGCGCTGTGGATCAAGGCAGATTCCCAAGGCCCGATCCTGTTTACGCAGGAGCGTGTAGGAAGGAGTGGCCAGCTTTTTCGCATCTATAAGTTTCGGACCATGATCCGCCATGCTGAGCGACAGGGAGATGGATTTTATACGGGGCAGCACGATCCGCGCATCACCAGAGCAGGTCACTTTCTCCGGCGCTGGAGCCTCGACGAGCTGCCCCAGCTGCTTAATATTCTCAAAGGGGAGATGAGTTTTATCGGACCGCGCCCCACCCTCGCCTATCAGGTCGAACAATATTCGCCGAGACAGCGGGGAAGACTGGCCGTACGTCCAGGTCTGACCGGTCTTGCCCAGGTGAGCGGACGCAATGAATTAAGCTGGCCGGAACGCATCGAGCTGGATTTGAACTATGTAGAGAGACTTTCACTGAACCTGGATCTGTACATTTTGCTGCGGACTTTTCGCGTCGTGCTGAAAAAGGACGGAATCTACGCTGAAAAAGAAAAGTTCTTGCTAAAAAGCGAGAAGCAGCAATACTCCGCGAAGGAATAA
- the lepB gene encoding signal peptidase I, giving the protein MKLKELWDWVRSLAFALGLALVLGIFVFQPFKVEGHSMDPTLQDQQRIYVWKLSHTLSLLPDYGDIVVIDSRVDRKRSFQDDLVGHPLVQLLLGTEDENFRFVKRVVGRPGDLLEIKDHQLYRNGTKLDEPYIKEMMDEQRDRKWLVPANHIFVMGDNRNNSMDSRDIGFIPLDHVLGSKIEWSSNQ; this is encoded by the coding sequence ATGAAGCTGAAAGAACTTTGGGACTGGGTCCGTTCATTGGCATTTGCTCTGGGTCTTGCGCTTGTGCTGGGCATCTTTGTGTTCCAGCCCTTTAAAGTAGAGGGTCATTCGATGGACCCGACCTTGCAGGATCAGCAGCGAATCTATGTTTGGAAGCTCTCCCATACACTTTCCCTTCTGCCAGACTACGGTGATATTGTCGTAATTGACAGCCGAGTTGATCGCAAACGAAGCTTTCAGGATGATTTGGTCGGGCATCCTCTCGTCCAGCTTCTCCTGGGAACAGAAGACGAAAATTTTCGGTTTGTAAAACGTGTGGTTGGCAGACCAGGAGACCTCCTGGAGATAAAAGACCATCAGCTCTACCGGAATGGCACCAAGCTCGATGAACCCTACATCAAGGAAATGATGGATGAGCAACGAGACCGGAAGTGGCTCGTGCCGGCCAATCATATCTTCGTGATGGGCGATAACCGCAACAACAGCATGGACAGCCGTGATATTGGCTTTATCCCACTCGATCACGTCCTGGGCAGCAAAATAGAATGGAGCTCAAATCAGTAA
- a CDS encoding WbqC family protein, whose amino-acid sequence MIVAIHQPNLFPWLGFFDKMASADAFILLDNVQFTRRGYQNRVQIKGPQGMQWLTVPVKSKGQYQQLTCQIEINGEHEWKEKHLKTIERLYRNTPAFEELFPAVQELYRPAHQKLIELTIPGIEWIKTKLEIRTPIYLASDFQAEGASSELLSELVRAVGGTCYLSGPSGKEYLEGEVFAQRGIAVRYQYFQEEPYPQRFGPFVGGASALDYLFNDPLLFHWKNGRANLQNLTLEKRMCKP is encoded by the coding sequence ATGATTGTGGCCATCCATCAGCCCAACCTGTTTCCATGGCTCGGTTTTTTTGACAAAATGGCGAGCGCCGATGCATTCATCCTGCTGGACAATGTCCAGTTTACCCGGCGAGGCTATCAAAACCGCGTACAAATCAAAGGGCCGCAGGGAATGCAATGGCTCACCGTGCCTGTAAAGTCCAAGGGACAGTATCAACAGCTCACCTGCCAGATCGAAATCAACGGGGAACATGAATGGAAGGAGAAGCATCTCAAGACCATAGAACGGCTGTATCGAAATACGCCGGCATTCGAAGAGCTTTTCCCTGCCGTACAAGAGCTGTACCGGCCCGCCCACCAGAAATTGATCGAGCTGACGATCCCCGGGATTGAGTGGATCAAAACAAAGCTGGAGATTCGCACGCCCATTTATCTGGCTTCTGATTTTCAGGCGGAGGGAGCAAGCTCCGAGCTGCTGTCCGAGCTGGTGCGTGCAGTCGGTGGGACCTGCTATCTGTCCGGGCCAAGCGGAAAAGAGTATCTGGAGGGCGAAGTGTTTGCACAAAGGGGAATTGCCGTCAGGTATCAATATTTTCAGGAGGAGCCGTATCCGCAGCGATTTGGTCCATTTGTCGGCGGTGCAAGCGCACTCGACTATTTGTTTAATGATCCACTCCTTTTTCACTGGAAAAACGGGAGGGCCAATCTACAGAATCTGACTTTGGAAAAAAGGATGTGTAAACCGTGA
- a CDS encoding DegT/DnrJ/EryC1/StrS family aminotransferase, translating to MKVPLSGPDITEREKQLVLEVLDSGQLSLGSKLEAFEAKMAAYVGRRYAIACNSGTSALHMLIRAMGIGEEDEVITTPFSFVSSSNCILYERARPVFVDIDEQSFNINPELIAKHITERTKAILPVHVFGQPANMEAIMDVAQTYGLRVIEDACEAIGAFWNGKMAGSFGDAGVFAFYPNKQMTTGEGGMIVTDDPELAALCRSLRNQGRGEDGLWLSHVRLGWNYRLDELSAALGIAQLERIEQLLGRRAEVAARYLEKLADVPGVILPVIDPRAEMSWFVFVIRLQNSLRRDFLMERLLAQGIGCRPYFPPIHLQPFYQQQFGYQQGDFQVTESVSASTLAIPFFSGLTEAQIDYVCRAIHQELAVCL from the coding sequence ATGAAGGTTCCATTATCAGGACCGGATATCACGGAGAGGGAGAAGCAGTTGGTGCTGGAAGTGCTCGATTCCGGCCAGTTGTCGCTGGGATCAAAGCTGGAGGCATTTGAAGCCAAGATGGCGGCTTATGTGGGGAGGCGGTATGCGATTGCGTGCAACAGCGGAACGAGTGCGCTGCACATGCTGATCCGGGCGATGGGCATCGGCGAAGAAGATGAGGTCATCACCACGCCATTCAGCTTCGTCTCCTCCAGTAATTGTATTTTGTATGAACGTGCCAGGCCTGTCTTCGTCGACATTGATGAGCAATCCTTCAATATAAACCCGGAGCTGATCGCAAAACACATCACGGAGCGGACCAAGGCCATTCTGCCCGTCCACGTCTTCGGACAGCCGGCCAACATGGAGGCGATTATGGATGTAGCCCAAACCTACGGACTTCGCGTTATTGAGGATGCCTGCGAAGCGATTGGGGCCTTTTGGAATGGAAAAATGGCGGGGAGCTTTGGTGATGCCGGCGTCTTCGCCTTTTATCCCAACAAGCAGATGACCACAGGCGAGGGCGGCATGATCGTGACAGATGATCCTGAGCTGGCGGCGCTGTGCAGAAGTCTGCGCAACCAGGGACGCGGTGAAGACGGGCTTTGGCTTTCACATGTTCGCTTGGGGTGGAATTACCGTTTGGATGAACTGAGCGCTGCTCTCGGCATCGCCCAGTTGGAACGAATCGAGCAACTGCTGGGCCGCCGCGCTGAGGTGGCAGCTCGTTATCTGGAAAAGCTGGCCGACGTACCCGGTGTGATTTTACCAGTGATCGATCCGCGAGCAGAGATGAGCTGGTTTGTCTTCGTCATCCGCTTGCAGAACAGCCTCCGCCGGGATTTCCTGATGGAAAGACTGCTGGCGCAAGGGATCGGGTGCAGACCGTATTTTCCCCCGATTCATCTGCAGCCCTTCTACCAGCAACAATTCGGCTATCAGCAGGGAGATTTTCAAGTGACGGAGTCCGTGTCTGCCTCTACCCTGGCGATTCCCTTTTTCAGCGGCTTGACCGAAGCGCAGATCGATTACGTGTGCAGGGCGATTCATCAGGAACTGGCCGTATGTCTGTAA
- a CDS encoding LCP family protein: MKPVKEWRRQTKWLAALVALCLLGLLAFAGSFVWSLYQTAADIYHPVERLPSVPRQLAVGAETAGAGLSVPVSNQPEAQKEESKQKKIETFLLLGVDRESNSPDRGRTDVILLVIYNQGSGKITLLSLPRDTYVEIAGKGKKDKVNHAYGYGVETTIATVENFMGVPVDHYVLANFDGFQKVIDLLGGITLDVDEHAALELELPAGERHLSGEQALTFARFRGDREGDFGRNARHQQVIKALVEQTRSLRSPGKIKEILSVVGDDLRTDVALTEMISLATSLNEWPEMTVEQLRYTGRPARFGPQSLSYVIIEEAEQKRVTEQLIQALRIP; encoded by the coding sequence ATGAAGCCAGTGAAAGAGTGGAGACGTCAAACAAAGTGGCTTGCAGCGCTGGTTGCTCTCTGTTTGCTTGGACTGCTTGCTTTTGCGGGTTCATTTGTCTGGTCTCTGTATCAGACGGCAGCAGACATCTACCATCCTGTCGAACGTCTCCCGTCCGTGCCTCGCCAGCTTGCGGTTGGGGCCGAAACAGCTGGGGCCGGACTCTCGGTGCCGGTATCCAACCAACCAGAAGCGCAAAAGGAAGAGAGCAAACAAAAGAAGATCGAAACCTTTTTGCTCCTCGGGGTCGATCGGGAGAGCAACTCACCTGACCGGGGGCGGACAGATGTCATTCTGCTCGTCATTTACAACCAGGGAAGCGGCAAAATTACGCTTTTGTCTCTGCCGCGCGACACCTATGTGGAGATTGCCGGAAAAGGAAAAAAGGACAAGGTTAACCATGCCTATGGTTACGGCGTGGAAACGACTATCGCCACCGTAGAGAATTTTATGGGCGTACCAGTGGATCATTACGTTTTGGCCAACTTTGACGGTTTCCAGAAAGTGATTGATCTGCTCGGCGGCATCACGCTGGATGTGGATGAGCATGCCGCTTTAGAACTGGAACTGCCAGCGGGGGAAAGACATCTCAGTGGTGAGCAGGCTTTGACTTTTGCCCGGTTTCGCGGAGACCGGGAGGGAGACTTCGGGAGAAATGCACGGCATCAACAAGTGATCAAAGCGCTCGTGGAGCAAACTCGCAGTCTGCGATCGCCGGGAAAAATCAAGGAGATCTTGAGTGTCGTCGGCGATGATCTACGGACAGATGTCGCACTGACAGAGATGATTTCTCTGGCGACAAGCCTGAATGAGTGGCCGGAGATGACCGTGGAGCAGCTGCGCTATACCGGCCGTCCCGCGCGATTTGGCCCCCAGTCACTCAGCTACGTCATCATCGAGGAAGCGGAGCAGAAACGAGTAACGGAGCAATTGATACAGGCACTACGCATTCCTTAG
- a CDS encoding PIG-L deacetylase family protein → MNPKRVLILAPHTDDAELGCGGFIARLVEQSAEVFVATFSTAEESVPKLAPPDTMEQEFYEAMSILGVPRDRLFVFRYPVRWFSSLRQEILEEIVALRCRIYPDIVLLPSSQDMHQDHQVIHLEGLRAFKETTVLGYELPWNQISFPAQGFIPLEQRFVRRKWEALQAYQSQIEMQRPYFTQAFIEGLAKMRGTQIKRDWAEAYEVLRMVL, encoded by the coding sequence ATGAATCCGAAAAGGGTCTTGATTTTGGCACCCCATACAGACGATGCGGAGCTGGGGTGCGGCGGTTTTATCGCCAGGCTTGTCGAGCAAAGCGCAGAGGTATTTGTGGCGACCTTTTCAACTGCGGAGGAATCCGTCCCGAAACTGGCTCCGCCTGATACGATGGAACAGGAGTTTTATGAAGCGATGTCGATCCTCGGTGTGCCGCGGGATCGGCTTTTTGTTTTTCGCTACCCCGTGCGCTGGTTTTCCAGCCTTCGTCAGGAGATTTTGGAAGAGATCGTTGCGCTGCGCTGCCGGATCTATCCGGATATCGTGCTATTGCCCTCCAGCCAGGATATGCATCAGGATCATCAAGTGATTCACCTGGAAGGCTTGCGCGCTTTCAAGGAAACCACGGTGCTTGGCTATGAACTGCCATGGAACCAGATTTCATTTCCCGCCCAGGGCTTTATACCATTGGAACAGCGTTTCGTCAGGCGAAAATGGGAGGCACTGCAAGCCTACCAGTCTCAAATTGAAATGCAGCGCCCTTATTTTACCCAGGCGTTTATCGAAGGACTGGCCAAAATGCGCGGAACGCAGATCAAGCGGGATTGGGCAGAGGCGTATGAGGTCCTGAGGATGGTTCTATGA
- a CDS encoding glycosyltransferase family 4 protein has translation MLIFPYAGSHRHGMALRPYYLAREWVKLGHEVTIVASGFSHLRLVNPDNKDGLTEEMIDGIRYLWIKTPRYTGNGSRRVLNMLGFAWLIHRYAPILSERYRPDLVMVSSPHPFSIFGAKRVARSARAKLVFEVRDLWPQSLIEYGNRSAWHPFIILTQFAENYAYSVSDQIVSLLPKAEEHMRLHGLAQGKFYYLPNGIVVEEWEESGPERLPDLHRETLQRWKEEGRFIIGYAGSHGLANRLEDLIEAADELRDQPVAFVLVGQGPMKAALEQLVEEKGLRHVSFLPPIPKTAIPACLRWMDALFMGWKMLPLLRFGVSANKLFDYMMAGKPVIHAIDAGNDPIEEAGCGISIRPEDSRQLVDAIRRLLKMTEKERQEMGQRGRSYVMEMHNLEHLASRFLTDVCGQPQHVNKAQPAQPLHWGE, from the coding sequence ATGCTGATCTTTCCTTATGCCGGCTCACATAGACACGGAATGGCTCTCCGCCCCTATTATCTGGCCAGAGAGTGGGTCAAGCTGGGGCATGAGGTGACCATCGTGGCGTCAGGCTTCTCCCATTTGCGGCTCGTGAACCCCGACAACAAAGATGGATTGACAGAGGAAATGATTGACGGTATTCGCTACCTCTGGATCAAGACCCCCCGCTATACAGGAAATGGTTCGCGCCGCGTCCTGAATATGCTGGGATTCGCCTGGCTCATCCACCGCTATGCCCCGATCCTGTCGGAGCGGTATAGACCGGATCTGGTCATGGTTTCTTCTCCTCATCCCTTCAGTATTTTCGGGGCAAAACGCGTGGCCCGCAGCGCCCGAGCCAAATTGGTGTTTGAGGTGCGTGATCTGTGGCCCCAGTCATTGATCGAGTATGGAAACAGATCGGCCTGGCATCCCTTTATCATACTGACCCAATTTGCCGAAAACTACGCCTATTCTGTATCGGATCAAATCGTTTCCCTGCTCCCCAAGGCGGAAGAGCATATGCGCCTGCACGGTTTGGCGCAAGGGAAATTTTACTACCTGCCTAACGGCATCGTCGTGGAGGAATGGGAGGAATCGGGGCCAGAGAGGCTGCCGGATCTCCATAGGGAGACGCTGCAGCGCTGGAAAGAGGAAGGGCGATTTATTATTGGGTATGCGGGATCGCATGGACTTGCCAATCGGCTGGAGGATTTGATAGAAGCGGCCGATGAATTGCGCGATCAGCCCGTCGCCTTTGTCCTTGTCGGGCAAGGGCCGATGAAAGCAGCCCTAGAGCAGCTTGTCGAGGAAAAAGGGCTGCGTCATGTCTCTTTTCTGCCGCCGATTCCCAAAACGGCGATTCCTGCTTGTCTGCGCTGGATGGACGCTTTGTTTATGGGGTGGAAAATGCTCCCTCTGCTGCGCTTTGGCGTCTCCGCAAACAAGCTCTTTGATTACATGATGGCAGGCAAACCTGTGATCCATGCGATTGATGCAGGCAATGATCCCATCGAGGAGGCCGGTTGCGGCATCTCGATTCGACCGGAGGATTCCCGGCAATTAGTGGATGCAATCCGGAGGCTGTTGAAGATGACGGAAAAAGAACGGCAGGAGATGGGGCAGAGGGGAAGATCATACGTGATGGAAATGCATAACCTGGAGCATCTTGCCAGCCGATTTTTAACGGATGTATGCGGACAGCCGCAACACGTGAACAAAGCCCAGCCGGCCCAGCCGCTTCACTGGGGTGAATAG